Genomic DNA from Shewanella woodyi ATCC 51908:
GTAAGTCTTAGTCAATACAGCTGAGATAGCTGCTGTAAGAGTAGTTTTACCATGGTCGACGTGACCAATTGTACCTACGTTTACGTGCGGTTTACTACGTTCAAATTTTTCTTTAGCCACGATATATTCCTTTCTTTTCAGAAATGCTCGGCTTATAACCGAGCAATAGCAATTAATTTATTTACAGTTATGAAGTCCGGGCTATTAGCCTCGTGCTTCCATAACCGCTTTTGCAATGTTCTGCGGTGCGTCAGAGTACTTCAAAAACTCCATTGAGTAAGAAGCACGTCCCTGAGTTGCACTGCGCAAATCAGTTGCATATCCAAACATTTCAGATAGAGGTACTGTAGCGTGAACAAGTTTGACGCCGGCAATGCCGTCATCCATACCTTCGATCAAGCCACGACGACGGTTCAAGTCTCCGACCACATCACCCATATAATCTTCAGGCGTTGTGACTTCAACTTTCATGCAAGGTTCTAATAGTACAGGATCAGCTTCTAAAGCGCCCTTCTTAAAGCCCATTGAACCTGCAACCTTGAAGGCCATTTCGTTCGAGTCCACATCATGATATGAACCATCAAACAAAGTAACTTTCACATCCAAAAGAGGGAAGCCAGCGATAACGCCACTCTTCATCTGCTCTTGAATACCTTTATCAACTGCTGGGATGTATTCTTTTGGAACAGCACCACCAACAATCTCGTTGGCAAATTCGTACCCAAAGCCCTCTTCTTGAGGCTCTAGTTTCAACCAAACATGACCGAATTGACCCCGACCACCTGATTGACGAACAAATTTACCTTCGACTTCTACACTTGAGCGAATAGTTTCACGATAAGCGACTTGTGGTTTACCTACGTTACACTCAACACTAAATTCACGACGCATACGGTCGACAATAATATCAAGGTGTAACTCACCCATACCCGAGATCAGTGTTTGACCAGATTCTGGATCTGTTTCAACACGGAAAGAGGGATCTTCAGCTGCAAGTTTTTGCAACGCAATACCCATCTTCTGCTCATCGGCTTGAGATCTTGGTTCAACGGCTATCGTAATAACAGGCTCAGGGAAATCCATACGCTCTAAGATGACTTTACGACTCATGTCACAAAGCGTATCACCTGTAGTTACGTCCTTAAGACCAATAGCTGCCGCGATGTCACCAGCGCGAACCTCTTTAATCTCTTGGCGGTCATTAGCGTGCATCTGCACCATACGACCTATGCGTTCCCGCTTTTCTTTAACTGAATTGTAAACAGCAGCCCCGGTCTCCAATACACCCGAATAAACGCGCATAAAGGTTAACGTACCGACAAATGGGTCTGTTGCAATTTTAAATGCCAACGCAGCAAAAGGAGCTTCATCGTCCGCTGGACACAAAACTTCTTCCTCTTTCTCATTGACGCCACGGATTGCGTGGACCTCAATAGGAGATGGCAAGTAATCAACAACAGCATCGAGTACCGCTTGCACACCTTTGTTCTTAAATGCAGAACCACAAGTAGCAAGGACTATCTCGTTAGCTAGAGTACGTTGACGCAATGCAAGCTTGATCTCTTCTTCTGATAGCTCACCTTCTTCAAGGTATTTATCCATCAGATCTTCAGAGGCTTCAGCTGCAGCTTCAACGAGATATTCACGCATTTCAGCCGCTTTATCAGCAAGCTCAGCAGGAATATCTTCATAGACGAATGTCGCACCTTGATCAGCTTCAGACCAGTTAATAGCCTTCATCTTGATAAGGTCGATAACGCCTTTGAAATTCTCTTCTGCACCAATATTCATTTGAATAGGTACACAAGTTGCTCCCAGACGGTTACGGATCTGCGAAATCACACTGTCAAAATCAGCACCAGCACGATCCATCTTATTGACGAATACGATGCGAGGAACATGATACTTATCAGCCTGACGCCAAACAGTCTCAGATTGTGGTTCAACACCGGACGAACCACAGAAAACAACTACAGCACCATCAAGTACACGCAGCGAACGTTCAACTTCAATTGTGAAGTCAACGTGACCTGGAGTATCGATGATGTTGATACGGTGCTCAGAATATTGAGCCTCCATACCACGCCAGAAAGTGGTTGTCGCAGCTGAGGTGATAGTAATACCACGCTCCTGCTCCTGTTCCATCCAATCCATGGTGGCAGCACCATCATGAACTTCACCGATCTTATGAGACATACCGGTATAGAACAGAACACGTTCTGTCGTTGTGGTTTTTCCTGCGTCAACATGAGCACAGATACCGATATTTCGGTAGCGCTCAATCGGAGTTGTACGAGCCACGTTTAAACCCTCTTAACTAAGGCAAACGCCTTAGAGATGTAGAATATGGAGCTGGCTATTGCCAGCTCCATCAGATTACCAGCGGTAATGAGCAAACGCTTTGTTTGCTTCTGCCATACGATGCACGTCTTCGCGCTTCTTAACAGCAGTACCTTTGTTTTCTGAAGCGTCTAGCAATTCACCGGCTAGACGTAGAGCCATAGATTTTTCACCACGCTTACGTGCAGCTTCAACCAACCAACGCATACCCAACGCGTTACGACGAACTGGGCGTACTTCACATGGTACCTGGTAAGTAGAACCACCAACACGACGAGATTTAACCTCAACTGATGGGCGAACGTTTTCCAGGGCTGCTTCAAGGATCACTAGATGATCTTCGCTTTTCTTTTCAGCGACAGTATCAAGTGCCTTGTAAATAATCTTTTCTGCAGTCGACTTTTTGCCGTCCTGCATAATGACGTTGATGAACTTAGCCAACAACTCACTATTAAACTTTGGATCTGGTAGGATTTTACGTTGTCCTACAACGCGACGTCTTGGCATAACAATTTCTCCGTATGCTTCAGGGACCCCAAAACTGGAATCTCAATATTATCTAGCTTGGCCTTACTTAACGGAAAACGTTAAGACTTAGGACGCTTAGCACCGTACTTTGAACGACCTTGACGACGTTCGCTTACGCCAGCACAATCTAAAGCGCCACGTACAGTGTGGTAACGCACACCAGGTAAGTCTTTAACACGACCACCACGGATTAGGATTACACTGTGTTCCTGCAGGTTGTGGCCTTCACCGCCGATGTACGAAGTTACTTCGAA
This window encodes:
- the fusA gene encoding elongation factor G — translated: MARTTPIERYRNIGICAHVDAGKTTTTERVLFYTGMSHKIGEVHDGAATMDWMEQEQERGITITSAATTTFWRGMEAQYSEHRINIIDTPGHVDFTIEVERSLRVLDGAVVVFCGSSGVEPQSETVWRQADKYHVPRIVFVNKMDRAGADFDSVISQIRNRLGATCVPIQMNIGAEENFKGVIDLIKMKAINWSEADQGATFVYEDIPAELADKAAEMREYLVEAAAEASEDLMDKYLEEGELSEEEIKLALRQRTLANEIVLATCGSAFKNKGVQAVLDAVVDYLPSPIEVHAIRGVNEKEEEVLCPADDEAPFAALAFKIATDPFVGTLTFMRVYSGVLETGAAVYNSVKEKRERIGRMVQMHANDRQEIKEVRAGDIAAAIGLKDVTTGDTLCDMSRKVILERMDFPEPVITIAVEPRSQADEQKMGIALQKLAAEDPSFRVETDPESGQTLISGMGELHLDIIVDRMRREFSVECNVGKPQVAYRETIRSSVEVEGKFVRQSGGRGQFGHVWLKLEPQEEGFGYEFANEIVGGAVPKEYIPAVDKGIQEQMKSGVIAGFPLLDVKVTLFDGSYHDVDSNEMAFKVAGSMGFKKGALEADPVLLEPCMKVEVTTPEDYMGDVVGDLNRRRGLIEGMDDGIAGVKLVHATVPLSEMFGYATDLRSATQGRASYSMEFLKYSDAPQNIAKAVMEARG
- the rpsL gene encoding 30S ribosomal protein S12; the encoded protein is MATVNQLVRKPRAPKVDKTNVPALNACPQKRGVCTRVYTTTPKKPNSALRKVARVRLTNGFEVTSYIGGEGHNLQEHSVILIRGGRVKDLPGVRYHTVRGALDCAGVSERRQGRSKYGAKRPKS
- the rpsG gene encoding 30S ribosomal protein S7, with the protein product MPRRRVVGQRKILPDPKFNSELLAKFINVIMQDGKKSTAEKIIYKALDTVAEKKSEDHLVILEAALENVRPSVEVKSRRVGGSTYQVPCEVRPVRRNALGMRWLVEAARKRGEKSMALRLAGELLDASENKGTAVKKREDVHRMAEANKAFAHYRW